The following proteins are encoded in a genomic region of Synechococcus sp. CBW1002:
- a CDS encoding LD-carboxypeptidase, with amino-acid sequence MSQLRWPQDWPRPLRRGDRVQLVAASSALIGPDAPDRLAAGAALLQRWGLQLEPSQPERLLGRRWGYLAGRDAERAADLDAAAALLACVRGGWGSARLLERPLSLPDGWLLGFSDVTSLLWAQQARGHRGGIHGPLLTTLATEPRWSQERLRALLFGEPLPALSGVGWQAGVAEGPLLVANLTVATHLLGTTHLPELRGAILILEDVGEAPYRIERMLTHWRLCGALQGLAGIGFGSFLGCDEPIEEPPQDDEVEANGSYQHDGASEDNSLIAARGAAGRFSLEQVLRERTQDLEIPVVAGLPVGHAPGNAALPIGAPARLDGRLGTLEVGGI; translated from the coding sequence ATGAGCCAGCTGCGCTGGCCGCAGGACTGGCCCCGTCCGCTGCGCCGGGGGGATCGGGTGCAGCTGGTGGCGGCCAGCTCCGCTCTGATCGGCCCTGATGCCCCAGACCGGCTCGCGGCAGGTGCAGCGTTGCTGCAGCGGTGGGGGCTGCAGCTGGAGCCCTCCCAGCCGGAGCGTCTGCTGGGGCGCCGCTGGGGCTACCTGGCCGGCCGCGATGCGGAGCGGGCCGCGGACCTGGACGCCGCCGCCGCCCTGTTGGCCTGCGTCAGGGGGGGCTGGGGCTCCGCCCGACTGCTGGAACGGCCGCTGTCACTTCCGGACGGCTGGCTGCTGGGCTTCTCCGATGTCACCTCCCTGCTGTGGGCCCAGCAGGCGCGGGGCCACCGTGGCGGCATCCATGGACCGCTGCTCACCACCCTGGCGACGGAACCCCGCTGGAGCCAGGAACGGTTGCGGGCCCTGCTGTTCGGCGAACCCCTGCCGGCGCTGTCTGGCGTGGGCTGGCAAGCCGGTGTGGCCGAGGGGCCGCTGTTGGTGGCCAATCTGACTGTTGCCACCCATCTGCTGGGCACAACCCACCTGCCGGAGCTGCGGGGGGCGATCCTGATTCTTGAGGATGTGGGCGAGGCGCCCTACCGGATCGAGCGGATGCTGACCCACTGGCGCCTCTGCGGTGCTCTGCAGGGCCTGGCCGGCATCGGCTTCGGCAGCTTCCTGGGCTGTGATGAGCCCATCGAAGAGCCACCACAAGACGACGAGGTCGAAGCCAACGGCTCATATCAACACGACGGCGCGTCCGAAGACAACAGCCTGATCGCGGCCCGCGGAGCCGCCGGGCGCTTCAGCCTGGAGCAGGTGCTGCGCGAACGCACCCAGGATCTGGAAATCCCCGTGGTGGCTGGCCTGCCGGTGGGCCATGCCCCCGGCAACGCCGCCCTGCCGATCGGG
- a CDS encoding 4-hydroxybenzoate polyprenyltransferase: MAPSRLAFHGIADRLRAWIELLRWHKPSGRLILLIPAGWALWLTPQAPPEPGLVGLIVLGGLAVSGAGCVANDLWDRRIDPLVERTRHRPLADGRAGVPEAVLLLLICLLLALLVVLALPSDGRSLCLLLAVATLPPVLLYPSAKRWFAFPQLVLALCWGFATLIPWAAATGSLAGGAPLLLVWLAAVSWTFGFDTVYAMADRDDDAVLGVRSSALSLGARAPAVVAGCYGVTALTLAIAAVLQSISLAFWPLWLAAAAGMQREAWALRSPSLPRSRYGRHFLRQVQLGGLLLLALVLSRGPA; this comes from the coding sequence ATGGCTCCCAGTCGCCTGGCTTTCCACGGCATCGCCGACCGACTGCGGGCCTGGATCGAGCTGCTGCGGTGGCACAAGCCGAGCGGTCGGCTGATCCTGCTGATCCCCGCCGGCTGGGCTCTCTGGCTCACCCCCCAGGCCCCCCCGGAGCCCGGGTTGGTTGGGTTGATCGTGTTGGGTGGTCTGGCGGTGAGTGGTGCCGGTTGCGTCGCCAACGATCTCTGGGACCGGCGCATCGATCCGCTGGTGGAACGCACCCGCCATCGCCCCCTGGCCGATGGCCGTGCCGGGGTGCCGGAGGCGGTGCTCCTGCTGCTGATCTGCCTGCTGCTGGCCTTGCTGGTGGTGCTGGCCCTGCCTTCAGATGGTCGCTCGCTCTGCCTGCTGCTGGCGGTGGCCACCCTGCCGCCGGTGCTGCTCTACCCCTCCGCCAAGCGCTGGTTCGCCTTTCCGCAGTTGGTGCTGGCCCTGTGCTGGGGCTTCGCCACCCTGATCCCCTGGGCGGCCGCTACGGGCAGCCTGGCCGGCGGAGCGCCACTGCTGCTGGTGTGGCTGGCGGCCGTGAGCTGGACCTTCGGCTTCGACACGGTTTATGCCATGGCCGATCGCGATGACGACGCTGTGCTGGGGGTCCGCAGCAGTGCCCTGAGCCTCGGGGCCCGGGCGCCTGCGGTGGTGGCCGGCTGCTATGGGGTCACCGCCCTGACCCTGGCGATCGCGGCGGTGTTGCAGTCGATCAGCCTGGCGTTCTGGCCGCTCTGGCTGGCGGCCGCTGCGGGGATGCAGCGTGAGGCCTGGGCCCTGCGCAGCCCCTCCCTGCCCCGCTCCCGCTATGGCCGCCATTTTCTGCGGCAGGTCCAGCTGGGCGGCCTGCTGCTGCTGGCCCTCGTGCTGAGCCGGGGACCGGCATGA
- a CDS encoding Ppx/GppA phosphatase family protein, whose protein sequence is MAKIPPVASAGLRRVAAIDIGTNSIHLLIAEVDPELQSFSVVLAEKSTTRLGERDPETGDLSAAAIERGFRTLRHCRDLAASHGAEQIVTAATSAVREAPNGKDFLQAVQEQLGLEVDLVSGPEEARLIYLGVLSGMSFGEQPHMIIDIGGGSTELILADSRDSRALTSTRIGAVRLQRDFIREEPLPDERRKFLQAYIQGSLEPAVAQVKAALPAGSRPVLVGTSGTAMALAALAAAEEAKPPLKFQGYRLDRQKVDQIVAKLLAMTPDQRRALSVINERRAEIIVPGVLIMQTAMTMLQADALVVCDRALREGLIVDWMLRQGLLGDRFSFQSSIRQRTVRHLAQSYGVDRAQADRVAELAVSLYDQTRGLLHHDHEYGGYGRQLLWAAAQLHTCGKHINIAAYHKHTWYLIRHGELLGYSQAEHLMVAAIARYHRRGLPKKRHESWQLIEGRDQRRTVASMALLLRLAAALDRRPVPVIAGLEVVPLRDDDGVNGLLISLRSLPPAPGEPPIDLGLERWSLRSCAEVVLEASGFRLRVAGPDGEMVP, encoded by the coding sequence ATGGCCAAGATCCCTCCTGTCGCCTCGGCCGGCCTGCGTCGGGTGGCTGCGATCGACATCGGCACTAACTCGATCCACCTGTTGATCGCCGAGGTGGATCCGGAGCTGCAGAGCTTCAGCGTGGTGCTGGCTGAGAAATCGACCACGCGACTGGGGGAACGGGATCCCGAAACCGGAGATCTCAGTGCGGCGGCGATCGAGCGGGGCTTCCGAACCCTCCGCCACTGCCGCGATCTGGCCGCCAGCCATGGGGCCGAACAGATCGTCACGGCAGCCACCAGTGCCGTGCGCGAAGCCCCCAACGGCAAGGACTTCCTGCAGGCCGTCCAGGAGCAGCTGGGGCTGGAGGTGGATCTGGTCAGCGGCCCCGAAGAAGCGCGGCTGATCTACCTCGGCGTGCTCTCGGGGATGAGCTTCGGCGAGCAGCCCCACATGATCATCGACATCGGTGGCGGCTCCACCGAGTTGATCCTGGCTGACAGCCGTGATTCCCGTGCCCTGACCAGCACCCGCATCGGCGCCGTGCGGCTGCAGCGCGACTTCATCCGTGAGGAGCCGCTGCCGGACGAGCGGCGGAAGTTTCTGCAGGCCTATATCCAGGGGTCCCTGGAACCCGCCGTGGCCCAGGTGAAGGCGGCGTTGCCGGCCGGCAGCAGGCCTGTGCTGGTGGGCACCAGCGGCACCGCCATGGCCCTGGCGGCCCTGGCGGCCGCCGAGGAGGCCAAGCCGCCGCTGAAGTTCCAGGGCTACCGGCTCGATCGCCAGAAGGTCGATCAGATCGTGGCCAAGCTGCTCGCCATGACGCCGGATCAGCGGCGCGCGCTGTCGGTGATCAACGAGCGGCGGGCCGAAATCATCGTGCCCGGCGTGCTGATCATGCAGACCGCCATGACCATGCTCCAGGCCGACGCCCTGGTGGTGTGCGACCGCGCCCTGCGGGAGGGCCTGATCGTGGACTGGATGCTGCGCCAAGGTCTGCTGGGCGACCGGTTCTCGTTCCAGAGCTCGATCCGCCAGCGCACGGTCCGTCATCTCGCCCAGTCGTACGGCGTCGACCGGGCCCAGGCCGATCGGGTGGCCGAACTGGCCGTGAGCCTCTACGACCAGACCCGTGGCCTGCTGCACCACGACCACGAATACGGCGGCTATGGCCGCCAGCTGCTCTGGGCGGCGGCGCAGCTGCACACCTGCGGCAAACACATCAACATCGCTGCGTACCACAAACACACCTGGTATCTGATCCGCCACGGCGAGCTGCTGGGGTATTCCCAGGCCGAACATCTGATGGTGGCGGCGATCGCCCGGTATCACCGCCGCGGGCTGCCCAAGAAGCGGCATGAGTCGTGGCAGCTGATCGAGGGGCGCGACCAGCGCCGCACGGTGGCGTCGATGGCCCTGTTGCTGCGGCTGGCGGCCGCCCTGGATCGGCGGCCCGTTCCCGTGATCGCCGGGCTCGAGGTGGTGCCCCTGCGGGATGACGATGGGGTGAACGGGCTGCTGATCAGCCTCAGATCCTTGCCGCCAGCGCCCGGTGAGCCACCGATCGATCTTGGTCTCGAGCGCTGGAGCCTGCGCTCCTGCGCCGAGGTGGTGCTGGAAGCCAGCGGCTTCCGGCTCCGGGTGGCCGGGCCCGATGGCGAGATGGTGCCCTGA
- a CDS encoding 2Fe-2S iron-sulfur cluster-binding protein: MADPATRRTITIRWPDGRVSQAAVGCDWLLAAAEAGQSIPTGCLGGSCGACEIEVNGQVVRACIATVPASAGGSLEVELAADPYW; encoded by the coding sequence ATGGCGGACCCCGCGACACGCCGAACGATCACGATCCGCTGGCCCGATGGTCGCGTCAGTCAGGCGGCCGTGGGTTGCGACTGGCTGCTGGCGGCTGCTGAGGCGGGCCAGTCGATTCCCACCGGCTGCCTCGGCGGCAGTTGCGGCGCCTGCGAGATCGAGGTGAACGGCCAGGTGGTGCGTGCCTGCATCGCCACGGTGCCGGCCAGTGCCGGCGGCAGCCTGGAGGTGGAGCTGGCCGCTGATCCCTACTGGTGA
- the mnmA gene encoding tRNA 2-thiouridine(34) synthase MnmA yields MAAPVTPAGAEALERLRRWPGEHRVAVGLSGGVDSSLTAALLVEAGWQVEGLTLWLMSGKGACCAEGLVDAAGICEQLGIPHHVVDARERFREQIVDVLVQGYASGITPLPCSRCNREVKFGPMLEWAQQHRRIERIATGHYARVRHADAGDPLPVPTSAAAEGATVAGRHQLLRGLDRHKDQSYFLYDLPQEVLGRLVFPLGELTKPDTRLEAARYGLRTASKPESQDLCLADHHGSMRAFLDAYLPPRPGEIVLADGTVVGSHDGIEHFTIGQRKGLGVAWSEPLHVVRLDGAMNRVVVAPRREAARDRCIVGAINWISMAPPAAALEVDVQLRYRSAPVAARLTPLAAQPDDGAHGRPHRCQLEFAEEQFSITPGQAAVFYAGEVVLGGGLIQAHQV; encoded by the coding sequence GTGGCCGCCCCGGTCACCCCTGCCGGAGCTGAGGCGCTTGAGCGCCTGCGCCGCTGGCCGGGAGAGCATCGGGTGGCCGTGGGCCTCTCCGGTGGTGTCGACAGCTCCCTCACGGCGGCCCTGCTGGTCGAGGCCGGCTGGCAGGTGGAAGGGCTCACCCTCTGGTTGATGAGCGGCAAGGGGGCCTGCTGCGCCGAGGGCCTGGTCGATGCGGCCGGCATCTGCGAGCAGCTCGGCATTCCCCACCACGTGGTGGATGCCCGGGAGCGCTTCCGCGAACAGATCGTCGATGTGCTGGTGCAGGGCTATGCCTCCGGGATCACGCCGCTGCCCTGCTCGCGTTGCAACCGGGAGGTGAAATTCGGCCCGATGCTGGAGTGGGCGCAGCAGCACCGCCGCATCGAGCGCATCGCCACCGGTCATTACGCCCGGGTGCGCCATGCCGATGCCGGCGATCCACTGCCGGTTCCCACCAGCGCCGCTGCAGAGGGCGCGACCGTGGCCGGGCGCCATCAACTGCTGCGCGGCCTGGATCGCCACAAGGATCAGAGCTATTTCCTCTACGACTTGCCCCAGGAGGTGCTGGGGCGGCTGGTGTTCCCCCTGGGGGAGCTGACCAAGCCGGACACCCGGCTGGAAGCGGCGCGCTACGGCCTGCGCACCGCCAGCAAGCCCGAAAGTCAGGACCTCTGCCTCGCCGACCACCATGGCTCGATGCGGGCGTTTCTGGACGCCTACCTGCCGCCCCGCCCGGGCGAGATCGTGCTGGCCGACGGCACCGTGGTGGGCAGCCACGACGGCATCGAGCATTTCACCATCGGTCAGCGCAAGGGTCTGGGGGTGGCCTGGAGTGAGCCGCTGCATGTGGTGCGGCTCGATGGCGCCATGAACCGGGTGGTGGTGGCTCCGCGGCGGGAGGCGGCGCGGGACCGTTGCATCGTGGGGGCGATCAACTGGATCTCCATGGCTCCGCCGGCGGCGGCGCTGGAGGTGGACGTGCAACTGCGCTACCGCAGCGCCCCCGTGGCAGCCCGGCTCACCCCCCTGGCCGCCCAGCCAGACGACGGGGCCCATGGCCGGCCCCATCGCTGCCAGCTGGAGTTCGCCGAGGAGCAGTTCTCGATCACCCCCGGCCAGGCGGCCGTGTTCTACGCCGGGGAGGTGGTGCTGGGGGGAGGCCTGATCCAGGCTCACCAGGTTTGA